One genomic segment of Photobacterium sp. DA100 includes these proteins:
- a CDS encoding MurR/RpiR family transcriptional regulator, which yields MNKQEFISAVNKFDSYTAAEKRIAAYFMDHYTMLPFAKIDELCKQIGVGKATLGRFLQRLGFSGFIQFKKEVSDDLAQTLTTPIERYEYHTHEPSQDTIEGLLANHYQETIDNVDKTFNGLSEQDFKSAMKLMRHTTGKLYVMGSASSEALATYFYLLARYLRKDVVLLKADISTLPHQLVDVSKDDVLLAISYHRYSSITIKLVRWFHECGGHNILVTDQPVNPFVSYCDVQFIVESAGRGFFNNRAAGFALIEAFIKGLSLHQEKDNRFKRIEGLFDEFSVFKS from the coding sequence ATGAATAAGCAAGAGTTTATCAGTGCGGTCAATAAATTTGATTCATATACAGCTGCAGAAAAACGAATTGCGGCATATTTTATGGACCACTACACCATGTTGCCGTTTGCAAAAATCGATGAACTCTGCAAACAAATTGGGGTAGGCAAGGCGACATTAGGGCGCTTTCTGCAACGGTTAGGATTTAGCGGTTTTATTCAATTTAAAAAAGAAGTCTCTGATGACTTGGCGCAGACGTTAACAACGCCTATCGAGCGCTATGAATATCATACCCATGAACCATCACAGGATACGATAGAAGGTCTGCTTGCGAACCATTATCAAGAAACAATAGATAATGTTGATAAGACATTCAATGGATTATCGGAGCAAGACTTTAAATCAGCCATGAAACTGATGCGCCATACAACAGGCAAGCTCTATGTCATGGGAAGTGCCTCATCAGAAGCACTGGCGACATATTTCTACTTATTGGCGAGATACTTACGTAAAGATGTGGTGCTGTTGAAAGCGGATATCTCAACACTGCCGCATCAATTGGTCGATGTGAGTAAAGATGATGTGCTGTTAGCGATTTCATACCACCGTTATTCCTCGATTACGATCAAGCTGGTGAGGTGGTTCCATGAGTGCGGTGGGCATAACATATTGGTGACGGATCAACCGGTAAACCCGTTCGTGTCATATTGCGATGTACAGTTTATTGTTGAAAGTGCAGGGAGGGGGTTCTTCAATAATCGGGCTGCGGGCTTTGCATTGATTGAGGCGTTTATTAAAGGTCTTTCTCTGCATCAAGAAAAAGATAATCGATTTAAACGAATAGAAGGATTATTCGACGAGTTCAGTGTATTTAAAAGCTAA
- a CDS encoding alanine/glycine:cation symporter family protein: MSVTNETWLTSLNDGLETIIGAINGVLWGQLLVYLLVAVGIYFTLRLGFIQIRQFRHSVDVLKSGKDVDNGISSYQVFCTSMAARVGTGNMAGVAVALTVGGPGAIFWMWLIALFGMSTAFIESTLAQIYKTKDIDGQYRGGPAYYMEKGLGMRWMGSLFSVFLIIAFGLVFNAVQANTITDALSHSFGLDETMMGIVIVAFSGFFIMGGLRKIAAASAKIVPVMAIGYLAIALIIVIMNITELPAVLALIVKSAFGWQEAAAGGVAYTIAQAMQSGIARGLFSNEAGMGSAANVAASATPNPNHPASQGFVQMLGVFVDTIVICSASAAMIMLSGVMDQPNAATGISLLQQALTNELGSWTTYFMAAAILLFCFSSIIANYSYAETNVMFLNGNTKKGLFAFRVCVLIMVMFGSVASLPVVWNLADASMGMMALINIVALVMLSKLAIKVIKDYETQLKAGKTPEFDRSKFPELDDLDGAWHPEGTEPVAATSK; the protein is encoded by the coding sequence ATGAGTGTTACAAACGAAACTTGGTTGACCTCGCTGAACGATGGTTTAGAAACTATCATCGGCGCAATTAACGGTGTACTTTGGGGCCAACTCCTTGTTTACCTACTGGTAGCAGTCGGTATTTACTTCACTTTACGTCTCGGCTTTATCCAAATTCGCCAATTCCGCCATTCTGTTGATGTCCTTAAAAGCGGTAAAGATGTTGATAACGGTATCAGCTCTTACCAAGTGTTCTGTACATCAATGGCAGCCCGTGTAGGTACTGGTAACATGGCTGGTGTCGCCGTTGCTCTGACAGTCGGTGGCCCAGGTGCTATCTTCTGGATGTGGCTGATTGCCCTATTCGGTATGTCTACAGCCTTCATCGAGTCAACACTGGCACAGATCTACAAGACTAAAGATATCGATGGCCAATACCGTGGTGGCCCTGCCTACTACATGGAGAAAGGCCTGGGTATGCGCTGGATGGGTTCACTGTTCTCTGTGTTCCTGATCATTGCATTCGGTCTTGTCTTCAACGCCGTTCAGGCAAACACTATCACCGATGCGCTAAGCCACTCTTTCGGCTTGGACGAAACCATGATGGGTATTGTGATTGTTGCTTTCTCTGGCTTCTTCATCATGGGTGGCCTGCGTAAGATTGCAGCGGCTTCGGCGAAGATTGTTCCAGTTATGGCAATTGGCTACCTAGCAATCGCACTCATCATCGTGATCATGAACATCACTGAGCTTCCAGCTGTTCTAGCGCTAATCGTTAAGAGCGCATTTGGCTGGCAGGAAGCAGCAGCCGGTGGTGTGGCTTACACCATTGCTCAGGCAATGCAAAGCGGTATCGCACGTGGTCTTTTCTCGAACGAAGCAGGTATGGGCTCTGCAGCTAACGTCGCAGCAAGTGCTACGCCAAACCCGAACCACCCAGCGTCACAAGGTTTCGTTCAGATGCTAGGTGTGTTCGTTGATACTATCGTTATCTGTTCAGCATCTGCAGCAATGATTATGCTAAGCGGTGTGATGGATCAGCCAAACGCAGCAACCGGTATCAGCCTGCTTCAGCAAGCCCTGACCAACGAGCTTGGTAGCTGGACAACCTACTTCATGGCTGCAGCGATTCTACTGTTCTGTTTCTCGTCTATCATCGCGAACTACAGCTACGCTGAAACTAACGTTATGTTCCTGAACGGTAACACCAAGAAAGGCCTATTCGCCTTCCGCGTATGTGTACTTATCATGGTAATGTTCGGCTCTGTTGCTTCACTACCAGTTGTTTGGAACCTGGCCGATGCCTCAATGGGTATGATGGCGCTGATCAACATCGTTGCTCTAGTTATGCTGTCTAAGCTGGCAATCAAGGTTATCAAGGACTACGAGACACAGCTGAAGGCTGGTAAGACACCTGAATTCGACCGCTCTAAGTTCCCTGAGCTGGACGATCTAGACGGCGCATGGCACCCAGAAGGCACTGAGCCTGTGGCTGCTACCAGCAAGTAA
- a CDS encoding DMT family transporter, with protein sequence MFLVTCAMLAFAGNSILCRLALAEGFIDAGSFTLIRLVSGAVTLVLLTLAMYSKASYSPSNWHKSDMLGALMLLGYAAAFSFSYINITTGTGALILFASVQFTMIGYHLFSGNKLQFWECIGLGLSLSGFGYLLVPHASRPDLLAAALMAIAGICWAAFTILGKSFSERPAMVTMAMSFALATLLGGLIAAVSFPYLAAAASLSYRGVILAVTSGAVASGIGYAIWYAVLPALSILKASVVQLSVPALASIAGWIVLSEKITISTAIATTLILGGIALVFAARSNQ encoded by the coding sequence GTGTTTCTTGTCACTTGCGCCATGCTGGCGTTTGCCGGAAATTCCATATTATGTCGACTGGCGTTAGCAGAAGGCTTTATTGACGCGGGTAGTTTTACTTTGATCCGATTGGTGTCCGGCGCTGTCACGCTAGTGCTGTTAACGCTAGCTATGTACTCAAAGGCTTCTTATTCGCCGTCGAACTGGCATAAATCCGACATGCTGGGTGCGCTGATGTTACTTGGTTATGCGGCAGCCTTTTCTTTCTCGTATATCAACATCACAACAGGTACAGGGGCATTAATTCTGTTTGCTTCAGTCCAATTCACCATGATTGGGTATCACCTATTCAGTGGCAACAAACTACAGTTTTGGGAGTGTATCGGGCTTGGGCTATCACTGAGTGGGTTTGGTTATCTGCTTGTTCCCCATGCCTCACGGCCCGATCTGCTCGCGGCGGCGTTGATGGCCATAGCCGGAATATGCTGGGCGGCTTTTACTATTTTGGGGAAGAGTTTCAGTGAACGGCCCGCAATGGTCACCATGGCCATGAGTTTTGCACTGGCAACACTGCTTGGCGGGCTGATAGCGGCAGTGTCGTTTCCTTATCTGGCGGCCGCTGCCAGTCTTTCATATCGCGGAGTAATACTTGCCGTGACTTCTGGCGCGGTGGCTTCCGGGATCGGTTACGCCATCTGGTATGCGGTATTGCCAGCGTTGTCGATATTGAAGGCGTCAGTTGTCCAACTCTCTGTTCCAGCATTGGCCAGTATCGCGGGCTGGATAGTGTTGAGTGAGAAAATTACCATCTCCACAGCAATTGCGACAACGCTTATCCTAGGCGGTATTGCACTGGTATTTGCGGCAAGAAGCAATCAGTGA
- the dcuC gene encoding C4-dicarboxylate transporter DcuC translates to MITYLALPSIFGVGYFIVKKYNTQAVLFLAGLLMIALGVISGNTDFMPKGGAHTGSVIVDFFEVIKVISSTTLAKLGLIIMAVGGFSKYMGHIGAANAMVQIATKPLSYVKNPYVVLAMAYIIGQLINIFIPSATGLALLLLVAMYPVLVGVGCNPAAAAAVVATTGCLDLGPASSAANKAAEVSGIDVATYFASYQLPVSLAAMAVIAVLHFFCQRYFDRKDQENGVTHEFNLDSKEQREAPKWFAILPVLPLMLLLTFSKFAITSIKMDVVTAMFIALFVSMVCDFIYTRDGKTVAASLKVYLEGMGGVFAGVVTLIIAAQVFVVGLSAIGFIDLLLNSAANLGLGYSAMVVMLVGIIITITMLSGSGNAAFFSFSNLAPDVASQVGTAAAHVALPMQLSAGLMRSASPVAGVVIACAAVANVSPIELAKRTAIPMLGGLLTVMICSQVIV, encoded by the coding sequence ATGATTACATACCTTGCTCTTCCATCCATATTTGGTGTGGGATATTTTATCGTCAAAAAATATAATACACAGGCTGTCTTGTTTTTGGCCGGCTTGCTAATGATTGCTCTAGGGGTGATAAGCGGTAACACCGATTTCATGCCAAAGGGCGGGGCACATACTGGTTCGGTTATTGTCGACTTTTTTGAAGTGATCAAAGTGATTTCATCGACCACGCTGGCCAAGCTGGGTCTGATCATCATGGCTGTTGGTGGCTTCTCTAAATATATGGGACACATTGGGGCGGCCAATGCCATGGTGCAAATCGCGACCAAACCGCTGTCTTATGTCAAAAACCCATATGTGGTATTGGCGATGGCCTATATTATTGGCCAGCTGATTAATATCTTTATTCCAAGTGCTACAGGGTTAGCGCTATTGCTATTGGTGGCCATGTACCCGGTTTTGGTCGGTGTCGGTTGTAACCCAGCGGCCGCGGCGGCTGTTGTCGCGACCACGGGCTGTTTGGATCTTGGCCCTGCGTCATCAGCGGCGAATAAAGCGGCAGAAGTGTCAGGTATTGATGTTGCCACTTACTTTGCGAGCTACCAGCTACCGGTATCGCTGGCAGCCATGGCGGTGATTGCTGTGCTCCACTTCTTCTGTCAGCGTTACTTTGACCGCAAGGATCAGGAAAACGGTGTGACCCATGAGTTCAACCTGGATTCTAAAGAGCAGCGTGAAGCGCCAAAATGGTTCGCTATCCTGCCTGTCCTGCCTTTGATGTTGCTGTTGACCTTCAGTAAGTTCGCCATTACGTCGATCAAGATGGATGTGGTCACCGCGATGTTCATTGCCTTGTTTGTTTCTATGGTGTGTGACTTCATCTATACCCGAGACGGTAAAACGGTGGCGGCATCACTGAAAGTGTACCTGGAAGGCATGGGCGGTGTGTTTGCGGGTGTAGTAACCCTGATTATTGCCGCGCAAGTGTTCGTGGTTGGCCTAAGCGCAATTGGTTTTATCGACCTGCTGCTTAACTCTGCGGCTAACCTGGGTCTTGGCTATTCAGCCATGGTTGTGATGCTGGTGGGTATTATCATCACTATCACCATGCTTTCTGGCTCGGGTAATGCGGCATTCTTTAGCTTCTCAAACCTTGCACCAGATGTTGCTTCTCAGGTGGGTACGGCTGCAGCGCATGTCGCGCTTCCGATGCAGTTGTCAGCAGGCTTGATGCGTTCAGCTTCACCGGTAGCCGGGGTGGTTATTGCCTGTGCGGCTGTTGCCAATGTGTCGCCGATTGAACTGGCCAAGCGAACAGCAATCCCAATGCTTGGTGGCCTGCTTACCGTGATGATTTGCTCCCAAGTGATTGTGTAA
- a CDS encoding DUF3332 family protein: protein MNNIVLKAVGITLFASALTGCVGSNAVTGKVMKFNVEAVDNRYARAGVNFLLAPVYGITSAADYVVFNSLEFWTGKNPITDSPHIFDSKVETHIKVNDDLDPSLQEAPISPISNNRQIDTGEMIQADENSVKMHIVYNNGETAVLEGFKNGENVSYYMDGKLVAQTTIAKLAALNSHAV, encoded by the coding sequence ATGAACAACATCGTATTAAAAGCGGTAGGAATAACATTATTTGCATCAGCACTGACCGGGTGTGTGGGAAGTAATGCGGTGACCGGAAAAGTAATGAAATTTAATGTTGAAGCTGTTGATAACCGCTATGCTCGTGCTGGTGTTAACTTTCTTCTCGCGCCTGTCTACGGCATTACCAGTGCGGCAGACTACGTCGTATTTAACTCTTTGGAGTTTTGGACCGGTAAAAACCCAATTACGGATTCTCCACATATCTTTGACAGTAAGGTTGAGACACATATCAAGGTTAATGACGATCTTGACCCAAGCCTGCAAGAGGCTCCTATTAGCCCTATTTCAAACAACCGACAGATTGATACCGGAGAGATGATTCAGGCTGACGAGAACTCTGTCAAAATGCATATTGTCTACAACAATGGCGAGACCGCTGTGCTTGAAGGATTCAAGAATGGTGAGAACGTCAGCTACTACATGGATGGCAAACTGGTCGCCCAAACCACCATTGCCAAGCTAGCAGCGCTCAACAGCCACGCAGTGTAA
- a CDS encoding bifunctional metallophosphatase/5'-nucleotidase → MNFSKPLIALSVAAALAGCAQSTVETGDSFTLTVAHINDTHSNFDPVKSSFKANDTLVYNEFGGFPRLQTMADEYKKAAEDNNQSFLFLHGGDAWQGSAYFKLNEGAMNAELLSRLGLDAMALGNHEFDLNNTKLNQFISDINFPVLAANIDTSNDPDLKDQTNLKPYIVFAFDGNQKTKITDLDNLPADKDLVAVFGIALDDMPNIAPNTGKVEFHNMVESSQATVDMLQAKGINNIIAVTHIGNAVDVEVASQVNGIDLIVGGHSHTLLGDFTNLGHNHGGEYAQMVQNPNGQSQTCVVQAGQYAQAIGQLDVTFDADGQVTNCAGLNVLLSNDEYFHSPMREAGSEFSATETASVVSFIEGEDNITITEEEAVMRQIIDTKYKPAVDEAYGKVIAQVPEEINHERRPGDGGTDAHGSDVAPILAAGQYYWANSPEVVAVTGMKVDFSLIGAGGIRTNIEAGEYREGNVSLELLPFSNFMSVVPVKGKYIKELIDGTVTATLPEGSHAGKFPYGGHIRYQYTETTPYQSGKLDYVEVMTGTADAPIWTPIEDNKTYNVAINNYNATGNDGWTPLFTAQQKSSGRVDLAYVDGKLTGFKVKNIVEAGGRFKVNYQGEAPNCKADNVRCNTDAQAVIDYIADNMPTLKPLEYNVVTLNRAN, encoded by the coding sequence ATGAACTTTTCTAAGCCTCTTATTGCGCTTTCTGTCGCCGCTGCACTGGCCGGTTGTGCTCAGTCCACTGTCGAGACAGGAGATTCTTTTACCCTGACCGTCGCGCATATCAACGATACGCATTCAAATTTCGACCCAGTCAAATCGAGTTTCAAGGCCAATGACACCCTAGTGTACAACGAGTTTGGTGGCTTCCCGCGATTACAGACCATGGCTGATGAATACAAGAAAGCAGCCGAAGATAATAACCAAAGCTTTCTTTTCCTTCACGGCGGTGACGCATGGCAAGGCAGTGCTTACTTCAAGTTAAACGAAGGTGCTATGAATGCCGAACTACTCAGCCGATTGGGGCTAGATGCAATGGCTCTGGGCAATCACGAGTTTGACCTGAACAACACAAAGCTCAACCAGTTCATCAGTGACATTAACTTCCCAGTTCTTGCAGCTAATATCGACACCAGCAACGATCCAGACCTCAAAGATCAAACCAACCTCAAGCCTTACATTGTTTTCGCCTTCGACGGTAATCAGAAAACAAAAATCACCGACCTAGATAACCTACCTGCAGACAAAGACCTTGTTGCGGTATTCGGTATCGCGCTAGACGACATGCCAAACATTGCACCTAACACGGGTAAGGTCGAATTCCACAACATGGTGGAATCCTCGCAGGCAACCGTTGACATGCTGCAAGCCAAAGGGATCAACAATATCATCGCGGTGACCCACATTGGTAACGCCGTTGATGTTGAGGTCGCCTCACAAGTAAACGGTATCGACCTGATCGTTGGTGGCCACTCCCACACCCTACTGGGTGACTTCACCAACCTTGGCCACAACCACGGTGGCGAATACGCCCAAATGGTTCAGAACCCGAATGGCCAAAGCCAAACCTGTGTAGTACAAGCAGGCCAGTATGCCCAAGCCATCGGTCAGCTAGACGTAACATTTGACGCTGACGGCCAAGTTACCAACTGTGCCGGCTTGAATGTACTTCTAAGTAACGATGAATACTTCCATTCCCCGATGCGTGAAGCTGGCAGTGAATTCAGCGCAACTGAAACAGCGTCTGTCGTTAGTTTCATCGAAGGTGAAGACAACATCACCATTACTGAAGAAGAAGCAGTAATGCGCCAAATCATCGACACTAAGTACAAGCCAGCTGTCGACGAAGCTTACGGTAAAGTGATTGCTCAAGTTCCAGAAGAAATCAACCATGAGCGTCGCCCTGGTGACGGAGGCACAGACGCGCACGGCTCTGATGTTGCCCCTATCCTGGCCGCTGGCCAATACTACTGGGCTAACTCTCCGGAAGTGGTTGCTGTTACTGGCATGAAAGTTGACTTCTCGTTGATTGGGGCCGGTGGTATTCGCACCAACATCGAAGCAGGAGAATACCGTGAGGGTAATGTATCGCTAGAGCTACTCCCTTTCTCTAACTTCATGTCTGTTGTTCCGGTGAAAGGCAAGTACATCAAAGAGCTGATCGACGGTACTGTCACTGCGACACTACCTGAAGGCTCTCACGCAGGTAAGTTCCCATACGGCGGCCACATCCGTTACCAGTACACCGAAACCACGCCTTACCAAAGCGGCAAACTGGATTACGTGGAAGTAATGACCGGCACCGCTGATGCGCCTATCTGGACACCAATTGAAGACAACAAGACCTACAACGTCGCTATCAACAACTACAATGCAACGGGTAACGATGGCTGGACTCCGCTCTTTACTGCCCAGCAGAAGTCTTCAGGCCGTGTCGACCTTGCCTATGTCGATGGCAAGCTAACAGGCTTCAAAGTGAAAAACATCGTAGAGGCCGGCGGCCGATTCAAGGTGAACTACCAAGGCGAAGCGCCGAACTGTAAGGCTGACAACGTCCGCTGCAATACCGATGCACAGGCTGTTATCGACTACATCGCTGACAACATGCCGACTCTTAAGCCGCTTGAGTACAATGTGGTGACATTGAATCGCGCAAACTAA
- the pepT gene encoding peptidase T translates to MNIVERFINYTRINTTTSREKGAAGIMPSSPGQMELATLIKTELAGLGLEDIVLRDTAILTATLPANTNKDLPTVSFFAHLDTSAEQTSDTKANIVSYQGGDIVLNPALDIVLKEAEFPEIAQYQGQEIIVTDGTSLLGADDKAAIAAIMHALQVLKANPEIEHGSVKVAFLPDEEQGLRGAKAFDVESFGADFGYTLDCCGIGEFVHENWNAGNAVVTFTGQSAHPMSAKGKLKNSLLMAHKFIAMLPAGEAPEYTEGREGYYWVKEMAGNSAKTVLKMDIRDFSQQGYADRMAFLQQLADSCQALWGEGRIDIELSDRYENVANSLEGEAGFPIDIAKEAYQRNGIEMRAIPMRGGYDGAVLSQKGLPCPNIFTGAHNFHSIYEYLPVNSLQAASDVVVDVIRITAERFAK, encoded by the coding sequence ATGAATATTGTCGAAAGATTTATCAATTATACCCGTATCAATACCACAACAAGTCGTGAGAAAGGTGCCGCTGGTATCATGCCTTCCTCTCCGGGACAGATGGAATTGGCAACGCTGATCAAGACCGAACTAGCAGGGCTTGGTCTGGAAGATATCGTGTTGCGCGATACGGCGATTCTCACCGCTACGCTGCCGGCAAATACCAATAAAGATCTGCCAACGGTTTCTTTCTTTGCCCATCTCGATACCAGTGCCGAACAAACCAGTGACACCAAGGCCAATATTGTGTCCTACCAGGGGGGCGACATTGTGTTGAACCCTGCATTGGATATTGTGCTCAAGGAGGCAGAGTTTCCGGAAATCGCCCAATATCAAGGGCAGGAAATCATTGTGACGGATGGAACCAGTTTGCTGGGCGCTGATGATAAAGCAGCCATTGCAGCGATTATGCATGCGCTTCAAGTATTGAAAGCCAATCCAGAGATCGAGCACGGCTCGGTGAAAGTGGCGTTTTTGCCTGATGAAGAGCAAGGGTTGCGTGGTGCCAAGGCGTTTGATGTGGAAAGCTTCGGCGCTGACTTTGGCTATACCCTCGACTGTTGCGGTATTGGCGAGTTTGTCCATGAAAACTGGAATGCCGGCAATGCGGTTGTAACCTTCACCGGTCAATCTGCCCACCCGATGTCAGCGAAAGGTAAGCTCAAGAACTCGCTGTTGATGGCGCATAAGTTCATCGCCATGCTGCCTGCGGGCGAGGCACCTGAGTATACCGAAGGACGAGAAGGGTATTATTGGGTGAAAGAAATGGCAGGTAACAGTGCTAAGACAGTGCTGAAGATGGACATTCGTGACTTTAGTCAGCAGGGTTATGCGGATCGTATGGCCTTCTTGCAGCAACTTGCCGATAGCTGCCAAGCGCTATGGGGAGAGGGGCGTATCGATATCGAGCTGTCTGACCGTTACGAGAACGTAGCCAATAGTTTGGAGGGAGAGGCTGGCTTCCCTATCGATATCGCTAAAGAGGCCTATCAGCGCAACGGTATCGAGATGAGGGCGATTCCAATGCGAGGGGGCTATGATGGGGCGGTGCTATCGCAAAAAGGCCTCCCATGCCCGAATATCTTTACTGGTGCGCACAACTTCCATTCGATCTACGAATATTTGCCGGTGAATTCATTGCAGGCGGCGAGTGATGTCGTGGTGGATGTGATCCGCATTACGGCCGAGAGGTTTGCCAAGTAA